CCGGTCGGCAGCACGACCGCGTGCGTCGTGCAGGCACTCAACGAGGACTTCGTCGTCGTGGGCTGGAAGGTCGTCGAGATCCCGGCCTCCGACGAGTACACCCGCACCTTCACCGAGACCGTCCGCACCGCACAGGAGGCCAACACCGGTTTGATCTACCGGTGCTGGCTGACCTAGAATCAATGATTCGCCCCGGCACTCGTCGGGGCGCGACGTGTATCTGGAGGAGAACCATGGCGCAGGACGCTACGGTCACCTGGCTCACCCAGGACGCCTACGACCGCCTGGCCGGCGAGCTCGAGCACCTCAGCACCGCCGGTCGCGACGAGATCGCGAAGCGGATCGAGGCTGCCCGTGAGGAGGGCGACCTCAAGGAGAACGGCGGCTACCACGCCGCGAAGGACGAGCAGGGCAAGCAGGAGGCGCGCATCCGCCAGCTCACCGCGCTGCTGCGCAGCGCGCAGGTCGGCGAGGCCCCCGAGTCGCACGGCGTCGTCGAGGCCGGCACGGTCGTCACCGCCACCATCGCGGGTGACAGCGAGCGGTTCCTCGTCGGCAACCGCGAGATCGCGGGCGACTCCGAGCTCGACGTGTACAGCCCGCAGAGCCCGCTCGGCGAGGCCATCCTCGGCCTGAAGGTCGGCGACTCGACCACCTACACCGCTCCCAACGGGCGCGAGATCACGGTGAAGGTCACCGACGTGGCCACCTGGGACGGCAAGTAGCCCGACCCGCAGTTCGCGCGCGACGCCCCCGCCACGACGGCGGGGGCGTCGTCGTCCGCCGGGCTCAGTCCCCCACGACCGGGTCGTACCCGGCCTCGCGCAGGATGCGCAGCACGTGCGCGCTGTGGTCGGGGCCGCGGGTCTCGACCGACATCTTCAGGGCGACCTCGGTGATCATGAGGTCGGACCCGTGGCGGGTGTGCAGCACCTCGACGACGTTCGCGTTCGCCTCGGCGATGAGCTCGGCGATGCGGGCGAGCTGACCCGGGCGGTCGGGCAGGCCGATCGTGAGCGTCAGGTAGCGG
This is a stretch of genomic DNA from Agromyces sp. SYSU T00194. It encodes these proteins:
- the greA gene encoding transcription elongation factor GreA, which encodes MAQDATVTWLTQDAYDRLAGELEHLSTAGRDEIAKRIEAAREEGDLKENGGYHAAKDEQGKQEARIRQLTALLRSAQVGEAPESHGVVEAGTVVTATIAGDSERFLVGNREIAGDSELDVYSPQSPLGEAILGLKVGDSTTYTAPNGREITVKVTDVATWDGK